Proteins encoded within one genomic window of Terriglobia bacterium:
- a CDS encoding site-specific integrase: MPHLAPPTLTAAEQKTILRVTAANVRDHAIFSMALGTGLRLAELVGLDVGDVFAPDGTPRVRVRIRPEIGKGGRAADVFLPDRLVTKLRRFWRWKRDRREDLAPSAPLFCNQSRRRISRRRVQFAWRTWQQKAGFDRLYPFHCLRHSAVTAVYRATHDLFLAQRFARHASPLTTVVYTHPGDEEMSRRVRSLSC, from the coding sequence ATGCCCCACCTCGCCCCACCGACCCTGACCGCCGCCGAGCAGAAGACGATCCTGCGGGTCACGGCCGCCAACGTCCGCGACCACGCCATCTTCTCGATGGCCCTCGGCACCGGCCTGCGCTTGGCCGAGCTCGTCGGCCTGGACGTCGGGGACGTGTTCGCGCCGGACGGGACGCCCCGTGTGCGGGTGCGGATCCGGCCCGAGATCGGCAAGGGTGGCCGGGCGGCGGACGTGTTCCTGCCGGACCGGCTGGTCACGAAGCTGAGGAGGTTTTGGCGGTGGAAACGGGACCGCCGCGAGGACCTGGCCCCCAGCGCGCCCCTGTTCTGCAACCAGTCCCGCCGCCGCATCTCCCGGCGCCGCGTCCAGTTCGCGTGGCGGACGTGGCAGCAGAAGGCGGGGTTCGACCGGCTATATCCCTTTCATTGCCTGAGGCACTCAGCCGTGACCGCCGTCTACCGGGCCACCCACGACCTGTTCCTGGCGCAGAGGTTCGCACGGCATGCGAGCCCGTTGACGACGGTGGTCTATACGCACCCGGGCGATGAGGAGATGTCGCGGAGGGTGCGGAGTCTTTCCTGCTAG